One window of the Klebsiella oxytoca genome contains the following:
- the panE gene encoding 2-dehydropantoate 2-reductase, which produces MKVTVLGCGALGQLWLTALYKHGHEVQGWLRVPQPFCSVNVIETDGSVFNESFTANDPDFLASSELLLVTLKAWQVSNAVKNLSAILPSSAPILLMHNGMGTVDELKTIKQPLLMASTTQAARRDGNVIVHVANGTSHIGPAKDYPQDYSYLADVLQNVLPDVAWHNNIYPATWSKLAVNCVINPLTALKKCRNGDLREYPQEVAAICYEVAAVMEREGMHTSPENLLFYVHQVIESTAENTSSMLQDILAQRHTEIDYITGFLLKRARVHGIAVPENTRLFELVKRKENEYERVGTDLPRPW; this is translated from the coding sequence ATGAAAGTAACCGTACTCGGATGCGGTGCACTGGGACAGTTATGGCTAACTGCGCTGTACAAACACGGACATGAGGTCCAGGGCTGGTTACGCGTCCCGCAGCCATTTTGTAGCGTTAATGTGATTGAAACTGACGGCAGCGTGTTTAATGAATCATTTACCGCTAACGATCCTGATTTTCTCGCCAGCAGCGAACTGCTGCTGGTCACGCTAAAAGCCTGGCAGGTTTCAAATGCGGTGAAAAATCTCAGCGCCATTCTGCCCTCGTCAGCGCCCATTCTGTTAATGCATAACGGTATGGGTACCGTCGATGAACTTAAAACCATCAAACAGCCGCTGCTTATGGCATCGACAACCCAGGCGGCCCGCCGCGACGGCAACGTTATCGTCCACGTCGCTAACGGCACCAGCCATATTGGCCCGGCGAAAGATTACCCTCAGGATTATAGCTATCTTGCCGATGTACTGCAGAATGTACTGCCCGACGTCGCCTGGCATAACAATATCTACCCCGCGACCTGGAGTAAGCTGGCGGTAAACTGTGTGATTAACCCGCTGACGGCGCTAAAAAAATGCCGGAACGGCGACCTGCGCGAATACCCGCAGGAAGTTGCCGCTATTTGTTATGAAGTTGCTGCGGTGATGGAGCGCGAGGGAATGCATACCTCTCCGGAAAACCTGTTATTCTATGTTCATCAGGTTATTGAAAGTACGGCAGAAAATACCTCATCAATGCTGCAGGACATTCTCGCCCAGCGCCATACGGAAATCGACTACATCACCGGTTTCCTGTTAAAGCGCGCCCGAGTCCATGGTATCGCCGTACCTGAAAATACCCGTCTGTTTGAACTGGTAAAGCGTAAGGAGAATGAATATGAGCGCGTCGGCACTGATTTGCCTCGCCCCTGGTAG
- a CDS encoding YajQ family cyclic di-GMP-binding protein → MPSFDIVSEVDLQEVRNAVENATREVESRFDFRNVEASFELNEKNETIKVLSESDFQINQLLDILRAKLLKRGIEGSSIEVPDEFVHSGKTWFVDAKLKQGIESATQKKIVKLIKDSKLKVQAQIQGEEIRVTGKSRDDLQAVMALVRGGDLGQPFQFKNFRD, encoded by the coding sequence ATGCCATCTTTCGATATTGTCTCTGAAGTCGATCTTCAGGAAGTTCGAAACGCCGTAGAGAACGCGACCCGTGAAGTTGAATCGCGTTTTGATTTTCGTAACGTCGAAGCGAGCTTTGAGCTGAACGAAAAAAACGAGACCATCAAGGTCCTCAGCGAGTCTGATTTCCAGATTAACCAGCTGCTGGACATTCTGCGCGCCAAGCTGCTGAAGCGCGGAATTGAGGGCAGTTCTATCGAAGTGCCGGATGAATTCGTGCACAGCGGTAAAACCTGGTTTGTCGATGCGAAGCTGAAGCAGGGGATTGAGAGCGCGACGCAGAAAAAAATCGTCAAACTTATTAAAGATAGCAAGCTGAAAGTACAGGCGCAGATCCAGGGCGAAGAGATTCGCGTTACCGGTAAATCTCGCGACGACCTGCAGGCGGTTATGGCGCTGGTGCGCGGCGGTGATTTAGGCCAGCCGTTCCAGTTCAAAAACTTCCGTGATTAA
- a CDS encoding MFS transporter, which yields MNDNKMTPGELRATWGLGTVFSLRMLGMFMVLPVLTTYGMALQGASEALIGLAIGIYGLAQAIFQVPFGLLSDRIGRKPLIVGGLFIFVIGSIIAALSDSIWGIILGRALQGSGAIAAAVMALLSDLTREQNRTKAMAFIGVSFGVTFAIAMVLGPIITHQLGLHALFWMIAVLATLGILLTLWVVPNSENHVLNRESGMVKGCFSKVLAEPKLLKLNFGIMCLHIMLMSTFVALPGQLEAAGFPAAGHWKIYLVTMLVSFVAVVPFIIYAEVKRKMKRVFLLCVAILLIAEIVLWGAGGYFWELVAGVQLFFLAFNLLEALLPSLISKESPAGYKGTAMGIYSTSQFLGVAIGGSLGGWVDGFFDSQTVFLLGALLAMLWLLVASTMSEPPYVSSLRVEIPDGIVADKSLEERLQAKEGVKEVLVIGEERSVYIKIDSKLTNRFEIEQAIKGL from the coding sequence ATGAACGATAATAAAATGACGCCAGGCGAACTGCGCGCGACCTGGGGTTTGGGGACCGTATTCTCTTTGCGCATGCTCGGCATGTTTATGGTTCTGCCGGTTCTGACCACTTATGGCATGGCATTACAGGGCGCAAGCGAAGCCCTCATCGGGCTGGCAATTGGCATTTACGGGCTGGCCCAGGCGATATTCCAGGTACCTTTTGGCCTGCTTTCTGACCGCATCGGTCGTAAACCGCTAATCGTCGGCGGCCTGTTTATCTTCGTTATTGGCAGCATTATCGCTGCGCTTTCCGACTCAATCTGGGGCATTATTCTCGGTCGTGCGCTGCAGGGCTCCGGGGCGATTGCCGCCGCGGTTATGGCGCTGCTCTCCGATTTGACCCGCGAACAGAACCGCACCAAAGCCATGGCGTTTATCGGCGTCAGCTTTGGCGTCACCTTTGCTATTGCCATGGTTCTTGGTCCAATTATTACCCATCAGCTGGGACTGCACGCTCTGTTCTGGATGATTGCTGTCCTGGCGACGCTCGGTATTTTGCTCACGCTGTGGGTGGTGCCAAACAGCGAAAATCACGTCCTGAACCGGGAATCCGGGATGGTGAAAGGTTGCTTCAGCAAAGTGCTGGCAGAGCCAAAACTGCTGAAGCTTAACTTTGGCATTATGTGCCTGCATATCATGCTGATGTCCACCTTCGTTGCCCTACCGGGTCAGCTGGAGGCCGCCGGTTTTCCGGCCGCCGGGCACTGGAAAATTTACCTGGTCACCATGCTGGTCTCTTTTGTTGCCGTGGTGCCGTTTATTATTTACGCCGAAGTGAAGCGCAAAATGAAACGCGTCTTCCTGCTATGCGTTGCCATCCTGTTGATTGCTGAAATCGTGCTCTGGGGCGCTGGTGGATATTTCTGGGAACTGGTAGCGGGCGTTCAGCTGTTCTTTCTCGCCTTTAACCTGCTGGAAGCGCTACTGCCATCGTTAATCAGCAAAGAATCACCGGCCGGCTATAAAGGCACAGCCATGGGAATTTACTCCACCAGCCAGTTTCTCGGCGTGGCTATTGGCGGCTCGCTCGGCGGCTGGGTAGATGGCTTTTTTGATTCACAAACCGTCTTCCTGCTTGGTGCCCTGCTGGCGATGCTGTGGCTGCTGGTCGCCAGTACGATGAGCGAACCGCCGTACGTTAGCAGCCTGCGGGTCGAAATACCCGATGGCATCGTGGCGGATAAATCGCTCGAAGAGCGCTTACAGGCTAAAGAGGGCGTAAAAGAGGTTCTGGTGATTGGCGAAGAGCGCTCTGTCTATATCAAAATTGACAGCAAACTCACTAACCGCTTCGAAATTGAGCAGGCGATTAAAGGGCTCTGA
- a CDS encoding Gfo/Idh/MocA family protein, with the protein MLNGMKPLSRSLRWGMVGGGGTSQIGYSHRCAALRDNVFTLLAGALDIDAERGRQFGEQLGIAPERCYADYQTLFAEEAKRPDGIEAVSVTTPNNTHFAITKAALEAGLHVICEKPLCFTADEARELVALSKKQNKIIGVTYGYAGHQMIQQARQMIADGMLGEIRIINMQFAHGFHNEAVELQAESTRWRVTPKYAGPSYVLGDLATHPLFIAETMVPNLNITRLMCARQSFVKSRAPLEDNAFVLMEYNNGAVGSLWTSAVNSGAMHSQKVRVIGEKASIEWWDERPNQLNYEVQGEPARVLDRGMPYLSQQALADDRIGGGHPEGLFEAWANLYRRYAIAIDAMDRGDHAFLETFWYPDVEAGLHGVYWVEQCVKSADAGGQWVDFNCQ; encoded by the coding sequence ATGTTAAACGGCATGAAACCCTTATCCCGCTCCCTGCGTTGGGGCATGGTCGGCGGCGGCGGTACCAGCCAGATTGGCTATAGTCATCGCTGTGCGGCGCTGCGCGACAATGTGTTTACTCTGCTGGCGGGCGCGCTCGATATAGATGCCGAACGCGGCCGTCAATTCGGCGAACAGCTGGGAATCGCTCCAGAACGCTGCTACGCCGATTATCAAACGCTATTTGCAGAAGAGGCCAAACGCCCTGACGGTATTGAGGCCGTATCGGTGACGACGCCGAACAATACCCACTTCGCCATCACGAAAGCGGCGCTGGAAGCCGGGCTGCACGTTATCTGCGAAAAACCGCTGTGCTTCACCGCCGACGAAGCCCGCGAGCTGGTCGCGCTGAGTAAAAAGCAAAATAAAATTATCGGCGTCACCTACGGTTATGCCGGACACCAGATGATCCAGCAGGCACGGCAGATGATTGCCGACGGCATGCTTGGCGAGATCCGTATTATCAATATGCAGTTTGCTCACGGCTTTCATAATGAAGCCGTCGAACTGCAGGCGGAATCCACCCGCTGGCGGGTTACGCCGAAATATGCCGGCCCTAGCTATGTACTCGGAGATCTGGCTACCCACCCTCTGTTTATCGCGGAGACAATGGTACCAAACCTTAACATTACCCGACTGATGTGCGCGCGTCAGAGCTTCGTTAAATCTCGCGCGCCGCTGGAAGATAATGCTTTTGTCTTGATGGAATATAACAACGGGGCCGTCGGTTCACTGTGGACCAGTGCGGTCAACAGCGGCGCGATGCACTCGCAAAAAGTCCGCGTCATCGGCGAAAAAGCCAGTATCGAATGGTGGGATGAACGCCCAAATCAGCTGAACTACGAGGTGCAGGGCGAACCGGCGCGCGTACTGGATCGCGGTATGCCCTATCTGAGCCAGCAGGCGCTGGCGGACGATCGCATCGGCGGCGGACACCCGGAAGGGCTGTTCGAAGCATGGGCCAACCTCTATCGCCGCTACGCCATCGCTATTGATGCGATGGATCGCGGCGACCATGCGTTCCTTGAAACCTTCTGGTATCCGGATGTTGAAGCCGGTCTTCACGGCGTCTACTGGGTCGAGCAGTGCGTTAAATCCGCCGATGCCGGCGGCCAGTGGGTTGACTTTAACTGCCAATAA
- a CDS encoding MFS transporter: MSEQQLLLSPAAARGDKLTWTTRIAYGGGDTACNVVFGMIGTVLTLFYTDYVGISIATVGLVMLISRLFDGVSDVIMGLMVERTNSSWGKSRPWLLWMSVPYAVSAILLFTVPQTTGTLQFLYLLVAYNFCTTVCYTAINLPYGSLSAMMTRASWERDMLSITRMSMSPFGRILAVACTLPLVKYFGDDQAAWIKTMSIWAFLALLLLLFCFYKCEEKVVIKAREKQGNLPVKTQLSALFRNQYFWASAILWTAQSVYYTVVGIALPYYCRYVLGDDTFYSSIFVAETACIIIFTFLSSVPIRKYGKRNVALCGILLATIGQVLFMFNSNDYHWALANAIIRGIGFAPLNAVLFGFCGDAVEFGQWKTRVRQEGMIFSAGSVGTKLGAGVAAAVISGLLSISGYVSSSSGSGVQPQSAIDMINNVYLYGSFFLWIVVIITLLFYRLDKQYPQIMRELKEREARGEM, from the coding sequence ATGAGTGAACAGCAGCTCCTCCTCTCTCCCGCAGCAGCTCGCGGCGATAAGCTAACCTGGACTACCCGAATAGCTTACGGCGGCGGCGATACCGCCTGTAACGTTGTTTTCGGTATGATAGGCACGGTTCTAACCCTGTTTTATACCGACTATGTCGGCATCAGCATCGCTACCGTTGGGCTGGTCATGCTGATCTCGCGTCTGTTTGACGGCGTTTCCGATGTGATAATGGGTTTGATGGTTGAACGCACAAACTCTAGCTGGGGTAAATCACGCCCCTGGCTATTGTGGATGAGCGTTCCCTACGCCGTCTCGGCGATTCTGCTGTTTACCGTCCCACAGACTACTGGCACGCTGCAGTTTCTCTATCTGCTGGTGGCCTATAACTTCTGCACCACCGTATGCTACACCGCTATCAACCTGCCCTATGGCAGCCTCTCGGCCATGATGACCCGAGCCTCCTGGGAACGAGATATGCTCAGCATCACCCGAATGTCGATGTCGCCATTTGGCCGCATTCTCGCCGTGGCCTGTACCTTGCCGCTGGTGAAATACTTTGGCGACGATCAGGCCGCGTGGATCAAAACGATGTCCATTTGGGCTTTTCTGGCGCTGCTATTGCTGCTGTTTTGCTTCTACAAATGTGAAGAGAAAGTAGTCATCAAAGCGCGAGAAAAACAGGGAAATTTGCCGGTAAAAACCCAGCTTTCCGCACTCTTTCGTAACCAGTACTTCTGGGCCAGCGCGATCCTGTGGACCGCGCAGAGCGTCTACTACACCGTGGTCGGTATCGCGCTGCCATACTACTGCCGCTACGTACTCGGCGACGATACCTTCTACAGCTCTATTTTCGTTGCTGAGACCGCCTGTATTATTATTTTTACCTTCCTCAGCTCCGTCCCTATCCGCAAATACGGTAAACGTAACGTTGCCCTCTGCGGCATTCTACTGGCTACCATCGGCCAAGTGCTGTTTATGTTCAACTCCAATGACTACCACTGGGCGCTGGCAAACGCGATTATCCGCGGTATTGGCTTCGCCCCGCTCAACGCCGTGCTGTTCGGCTTCTGCGGCGATGCGGTTGAATTCGGCCAGTGGAAAACGCGCGTCCGGCAGGAGGGGATGATCTTTTCCGCCGGTTCAGTCGGCACGAAACTCGGCGCAGGCGTTGCCGCCGCGGTGATCTCCGGCCTGTTAAGCATCTCAGGTTACGTGAGCTCCAGCAGCGGCTCCGGCGTTCAGCCGCAAAGCGCTATCGATATGATTAACAACGTTTATCTCTACGGCTCTTTCTTCCTGTGGATTGTGGTCATTATCACCCTGCTGTTTTACCGGCTGGATAAACAGTACCCACAGATTATGCGTGAGCTGAAAGAACGCGAAGCGCGCGGAGAGATGTAA
- a CDS encoding MFS transporter: protein MTQTQRLDVRELINANPLSRFQKLVVLLGFCVIALDGFDIAIMGFIAPTLKQEWGVSNHELGFVISAALIGLALGAIFSGPLADWLGRKKIIINSVFFFGFWTIATALSQNIEQMMFFRFMTGLGLGAAMPNIGTLVSEYAPERQRSFLITIIFCGFTFGAAAGGFSASWLIPQFGWHSLMLLGGILPLLFAPVLIWLLPESVRFLVVKRAPAERIRRILQRLYPGQIADDAEFSLPTQPVQTNAMRIVLSRHYRFGSLMLWLVYFMGLFLVYLLGSWLPTLVKEVGLTVSQAAVMTAMYQAGGTLGSLFAGWLMDRINPHRALGLIYAVGGLFTMAMGYAAASFALICLLAFISGACLNGANTGMNALSARYYPTEARATGSSWMHGVGRLGAILSAFAGAEMLALNISFESVFLLLGVPAAITVAGLAAKGIFAAGSTLKTASSPTPVTNSL from the coding sequence ATGACACAGACTCAACGCCTGGACGTCAGGGAGTTAATTAACGCTAATCCGCTGAGCCGCTTCCAGAAGCTGGTGGTGCTTTTAGGCTTTTGCGTGATTGCGCTGGACGGTTTTGATATCGCCATCATGGGATTTATCGCCCCAACGCTCAAGCAGGAATGGGGAGTAAGCAACCATGAGCTCGGCTTCGTCATCAGCGCTGCACTGATAGGCCTGGCGCTGGGCGCTATTTTCTCCGGACCTCTCGCCGACTGGCTGGGACGGAAGAAAATTATCATCAATAGCGTCTTTTTCTTTGGCTTCTGGACCATTGCTACCGCCCTCTCACAAAACATTGAGCAAATGATGTTTTTTCGTTTTATGACCGGTCTGGGGTTAGGCGCGGCCATGCCCAATATCGGCACTCTGGTGTCAGAATATGCGCCGGAGCGCCAGCGTTCGTTTCTGATTACCATTATTTTTTGCGGTTTTACCTTTGGCGCGGCGGCCGGAGGATTCTCCGCCTCCTGGCTGATCCCACAGTTCGGCTGGCACTCGCTGATGCTGCTCGGCGGTATCCTCCCGCTGCTGTTCGCTCCGGTTCTGATCTGGCTGTTGCCCGAATCGGTGCGTTTCCTGGTGGTTAAGCGGGCGCCTGCCGAACGTATACGAAGGATTTTGCAGCGCCTCTATCCCGGACAAATCGCCGATGACGCTGAGTTCAGCCTCCCGACGCAGCCCGTCCAGACAAATGCGATGCGCATCGTGCTGTCGCGTCACTATCGTTTCGGTTCATTAATGCTCTGGCTGGTCTACTTTATGGGACTTTTTTTGGTTTATCTCCTCGGCAGCTGGTTACCGACGCTGGTAAAAGAAGTCGGCTTAACGGTCAGCCAGGCGGCAGTGATGACCGCGATGTACCAGGCGGGCGGAACCCTTGGCTCACTGTTTGCCGGCTGGCTGATGGACCGGATCAACCCCCATCGGGCGCTCGGACTTATTTACGCCGTTGGCGGACTGTTCACGATGGCGATGGGCTATGCAGCAGCAAGCTTTGCGCTCATCTGCCTGCTGGCGTTTATCAGCGGAGCCTGCCTGAACGGCGCCAATACCGGCATGAACGCGCTCTCCGCCCGTTATTATCCTACCGAAGCGCGGGCGACGGGCTCCAGCTGGATGCACGGTGTTGGCCGTCTGGGCGCTATCCTTAGCGCCTTTGCCGGGGCTGAAATGCTGGCGCTGAATATCAGCTTCGAAAGCGTTTTCCTGCTCCTTGGCGTTCCCGCCGCTATCACCGTCGCCGGGCTGGCGGCCAAAGGTATTTTTGCCGCTGGTTCGACGCTAAAAACGGCCTCGTCACCAACGCCAGTCACAAATTCGCTTTAA
- a CDS encoding sugar phosphate isomerase/epimerase family protein, which yields MNMRTLSLAALTLLDVPPPEQVRIAAQTGFTHVGLRLLPATPSDPDYDMLGDTAAVRDTLAALMETGIRVSDVEIVRLTPDFSLDSRLQLFLDTAARLGAKQVLVAGNDDNRARSADNLARLAEAGLQYGLTMNLEPMPWTHLRTIAEARALITASGRNDIGILIDAIHFWRAGESLSTLAALPQSCLNYMQLCDAPPQIPADEQELIYQARAARQVPGEGGLDLYGLMAALPATLPVSVEVPLSGPRGALPALARAQLLFNAAQSYLRPCA from the coding sequence ATGAACATGCGAACCCTGTCACTCGCCGCGCTTACCCTGCTCGACGTCCCGCCGCCGGAACAGGTGCGAATTGCGGCCCAAACCGGATTTACCCACGTCGGCCTGCGCCTGCTCCCCGCCACGCCGTCTGACCCGGATTATGACATGCTGGGCGATACCGCTGCCGTCCGCGATACCCTGGCGGCGCTAATGGAGACCGGCATCCGCGTCTCGGACGTTGAAATCGTCCGCCTGACGCCGGATTTTTCACTGGATTCCCGTTTACAGCTCTTCCTCGACACCGCCGCGCGCCTTGGCGCAAAACAGGTTTTAGTCGCTGGAAACGATGATAACCGGGCGCGCAGCGCGGATAACCTCGCGCGCCTTGCCGAAGCGGGTCTGCAATATGGTTTAACCATGAACCTGGAGCCCATGCCCTGGACCCATCTGCGCACCATCGCCGAGGCCCGGGCGCTCATTACCGCCAGCGGCCGCAACGATATCGGTATTCTCATTGACGCCATTCACTTCTGGCGGGCAGGCGAATCCCTCTCCACCCTCGCCGCATTACCGCAAAGCTGCCTCAACTACATGCAGCTTTGCGACGCTCCGCCGCAAATACCCGCCGATGAACAGGAGTTGATTTACCAGGCACGCGCGGCGCGCCAGGTGCCTGGCGAAGGCGGACTCGACCTGTACGGCCTGATGGCGGCGCTGCCGGCCACGCTGCCGGTCTCTGTAGAAGTTCCGCTAAGCGGCCCTCGCGGCGCGCTGCCTGCGCTCGCCCGCGCCCAGCTGCTGTTCAACGCAGCGCAGTCCTACCTGCGCCCTTGCGCATAA
- a CDS encoding FAD-dependent oxidoreductase, which translates to MSGQMNVDVLVVGSGAAGLSAAVTAALGGASVLVAEKESVIGGTSAWSGGWLWIPHNPLVREEGINEEPHAPLTYLQHEMGGEPADARLLAFLKYGPEMIDFFRRHTAVQFLSGSKMPDFHPSPGSAQGGRSVTAQPFNGSLLGDWLHRLRPPLETISLAGMGIAGGTDMAHFFNATRSPRSALYATRRLLRHGWQRLRAGRGHHLVNGNALVARLLRSALDAGVNFQLNAPVERLLTADNGITGAILRGDSGTLEIRAGAVILACGGFPHDKQRLAENVPHAASGYGHFSAAPPGNQGDGIRLGEAVGGRFDTSLRHAMAWAPVSRVTLASGLQLAFPHLVERAKPGFIAVLPNGKRFTNEADSYHDFIAALLEATPPGETPQAWLIADSRALRRYGLGHARPFPFSPEPWRRTGYLYAGETPEALAKACAIDSQQLAETIARFNGFVDQGEDKDFQRGASAYNRAQGDSSRSPHPTLGKLSQPPFYAVRILPGSLGSFSGLITDEFARVLDAQQQPIRGLYAIGNDMSSVMRGFYPSGGITLGPAMTFGYIVGKKLTENINKTMQ; encoded by the coding sequence ATGAGCGGGCAGATGAACGTGGATGTTCTGGTAGTCGGCTCCGGCGCGGCGGGGCTTTCTGCCGCCGTCACCGCCGCGCTGGGCGGCGCCAGCGTGCTGGTTGCGGAAAAAGAATCGGTGATTGGCGGCACCAGCGCCTGGTCCGGCGGCTGGCTGTGGATCCCGCATAATCCGTTGGTCAGAGAAGAAGGTATCAACGAAGAGCCTCACGCGCCGCTCACCTATTTACAGCATGAAATGGGCGGTGAGCCTGCCGATGCGCGGCTGCTCGCTTTCTTAAAGTACGGGCCGGAGATGATCGACTTTTTTCGTCGCCACACCGCAGTGCAGTTTCTTTCCGGCAGTAAAATGCCCGATTTTCACCCTTCACCGGGCTCTGCGCAGGGCGGCCGTTCGGTGACGGCGCAGCCTTTTAACGGAAGCCTGCTCGGCGACTGGCTGCACCGGCTGCGTCCGCCGCTGGAAACCATTAGCCTCGCGGGTATGGGCATTGCCGGCGGCACGGACATGGCGCACTTTTTCAACGCGACCCGCTCACCGCGCTCGGCGCTGTATGCCACCCGCCGCCTGCTGCGCCACGGCTGGCAGCGGCTGCGTGCCGGGCGCGGACACCATCTGGTTAACGGCAATGCGCTGGTCGCCCGTCTGCTGCGCTCGGCGCTGGACGCTGGCGTCAATTTTCAGCTTAACGCGCCGGTAGAACGGCTGCTCACCGCCGATAACGGCATTACTGGTGCGATATTACGCGGCGACAGCGGCACACTGGAGATTCGCGCCGGGGCGGTGATCCTCGCCTGCGGCGGCTTTCCTCACGACAAACAGCGTCTGGCGGAAAATGTCCCGCACGCCGCCAGCGGCTACGGCCACTTCTCCGCCGCGCCTCCGGGTAATCAGGGGGATGGTATTCGGCTCGGCGAAGCGGTCGGTGGACGGTTTGATACTTCGCTCAGGCACGCAATGGCCTGGGCGCCGGTGTCGCGCGTTACCCTCGCCAGCGGCCTGCAGCTGGCCTTCCCGCACCTGGTAGAGCGAGCCAAGCCGGGCTTTATTGCCGTTTTACCCAACGGTAAGCGCTTCACCAATGAGGCCGACTCTTATCACGATTTTATTGCCGCGCTGCTGGAAGCCACCCCGCCGGGCGAAACGCCGCAGGCATGGCTGATTGCCGATAGCCGTGCGCTGCGGCGCTACGGGTTAGGCCATGCTCGCCCCTTCCCTTTTTCCCCCGAGCCCTGGCGACGCACTGGCTATCTCTACGCCGGCGAGACGCCGGAAGCGCTGGCGAAAGCCTGCGCTATCGATTCGCAGCAGCTGGCGGAAACGATCGCCCGTTTTAACGGTTTTGTAGACCAGGGGGAGGATAAGGATTTTCAGCGCGGCGCCTCAGCCTACAACCGCGCGCAGGGGGACTCCAGCCGTTCCCCTCATCCTACGCTTGGGAAACTCAGCCAGCCGCCTTTTTATGCCGTGCGCATTCTTCCCGGCTCGCTGGGCTCGTTTAGCGGATTAATTACCGATGAATTTGCCCGGGTTCTCGATGCACAGCAGCAGCCGATTCGGGGCCTTTACGCCATCGGTAACGATATGTCGAGCGTGATGCGGGGATTCTATCCCAGCGGCGGTATCACGCTCGGTCCGGCGATGACCTTTGGCTATATAGTCGGTAAAAAACTGACAGAAAACATAAATAAAACAATGCAGTAA
- a CDS encoding NIPSNAP family protein → MIYEKRTYTINPLKMADWLALYKSDAYAVQTEHLGKLIGFFFTEIGVVNQVVHIWAYESLDDRLVRRARMAQDERWLTFSRKNRELAAVERLESVLLRPTDFSPLQ, encoded by the coding sequence ATGATCTATGAAAAACGCACCTACACCATCAACCCGCTGAAAATGGCCGACTGGCTGGCGCTGTACAAAAGCGATGCCTACGCCGTCCAGACCGAGCATCTCGGCAAACTCATCGGCTTCTTCTTTACCGAAATTGGCGTGGTCAATCAGGTGGTGCACATCTGGGCCTACGAGAGCCTCGACGATCGTCTGGTACGCAGGGCGCGTATGGCGCAGGACGAACGCTGGCTGACGTTTTCGCGCAAAAATCGCGAGCTGGCCGCCGTAGAGCGCCTCGAATCAGTTCTTCTGCGCCCTACCGATTTTTCACCATTGCAATAA